A portion of the Candidatus Acidiferrales bacterium genome contains these proteins:
- a CDS encoding outer membrane lipoprotein carrier protein LolA translates to MKRTVLSWCLFFAVTLAVSPDSMGAEGAQTKPARPTGEPGLTRENVLKRMAEAADHLKSLTANIERTKVTVVVDDKSTESGQLFYRKDNRLRIEFSKPDTKIILLNGDRAQIYTPKIKQVQEYDLSKHRGLVDELLLLGFGKSAKELPKAYLVTLIGETEMDGRSVAQLELTPKSDKLRAQINKIHLWLDMVSWLPIHQKFFEAGGDYFEIHYTEAKSNLKIPDSKFELKLPKDVTRIKPQV, encoded by the coding sequence GTGAAACGGACCGTACTGTCGTGGTGCCTGTTTTTTGCCGTGACGCTTGCCGTGAGCCCCGATTCCATGGGGGCGGAAGGGGCGCAGACGAAGCCTGCCCGTCCGACAGGCGAGCCTGGCCTCACGCGCGAGAATGTCTTGAAACGCATGGCTGAGGCGGCTGACCACCTCAAGTCGCTCACCGCCAATATCGAGCGCACCAAGGTGACCGTGGTGGTGGACGATAAGTCCACTGAATCCGGCCAACTTTTCTATCGCAAGGACAACCGCCTGCGGATTGAGTTCTCAAAGCCAGACACGAAAATCATCCTCCTGAACGGGGATCGGGCGCAGATCTACACCCCCAAGATCAAGCAGGTCCAGGAATACGACCTATCCAAGCACCGTGGCTTGGTGGATGAATTGCTCTTGCTCGGCTTCGGCAAGTCGGCCAAGGAGCTACCAAAAGCCTACCTGGTCACGCTGATCGGGGAAACGGAGATGGATGGCCGCTCGGTGGCGCAACTGGAATTGACGCCGAAGTCGGATAAGCTCCGCGCCCAGATCAACAAGATTCATCTCTGGCTCGACATGGTCTCCTGGCTGCCGATTCATCAAAAGTTCTTCGAGGCCGGGGGCGATTACTTCGAAATTCACTACACCGAGGCCAAGTCCAACCTCAAGATCCCCGACTCCAAATTCGAGTTGAAACTCCCCAAAGACGTGACCCGCATCAAACCGCAGGTGTAA
- the ssnA gene encoding putative aminohydrolase SsnA produces the protein MLIKNARIVTLDGANRVLDDGAVRIAADGSIAGVGTLAEVASSEPADRETLDAGGRLLMPALINAHTHLYSTLARGISLPGRPPRNFLEILKKLWWRLDCALDLEDVYWSALVGLIDYAKAGVGTLVDHHSSPHACAGSLDRIEQAFRKVGLRGCLCYETTDRNGPAKSREGFKENVRFLERLRRNAQGGAGDGLVYGHFGLHASFTLKDRTLEACVEADRSLGAGFHIHVAEDRADVRDARQRYHKSVVARLTDLGVLYDRSLAAHCVHVTAADIRRLAHRAINVVHNPQSNCNNAVGTARLVEMVRAGVLVGIGSDGYTPRLWEEFKTAFHLQKIRKGDPRVGYAEAYAAAFLNNREILRKIWGLELGRIEAGARADLILVDYFPPTPLRPDNLFGHMLFGISNAAVDTLLVNGRVVVRNKECVTVDERAVAEGAKARARALWDRF, from the coding sequence ATGCTGATCAAGAATGCTCGCATTGTGACCTTGGATGGGGCGAACCGCGTCCTGGACGACGGCGCGGTGCGCATCGCCGCCGATGGTTCGATCGCCGGGGTGGGCACGCTGGCGGAGGTTGCTTCGAGCGAACCCGCCGATCGGGAAACCCTCGACGCCGGCGGCCGGCTCTTGATGCCGGCCCTCATCAACGCGCACACGCATCTCTACAGCACGCTTGCCCGGGGCATCTCTTTGCCGGGCCGGCCGCCCAGGAACTTCCTGGAAATTTTGAAGAAACTGTGGTGGCGGCTGGATTGCGCCCTCGACCTTGAGGACGTTTACTGGAGCGCTCTGGTCGGACTGATCGACTATGCCAAGGCGGGAGTGGGGACTCTCGTGGATCACCACTCGAGCCCCCATGCTTGCGCTGGCAGTCTGGATCGAATCGAGCAAGCCTTTCGCAAGGTGGGTCTTCGCGGATGTCTCTGCTACGAAACCACCGACCGCAACGGCCCGGCAAAATCACGCGAAGGGTTCAAGGAAAACGTGCGCTTCCTTGAGCGCCTTCGGCGCAACGCCCAAGGCGGAGCAGGCGACGGCCTCGTGTACGGCCATTTTGGCTTGCACGCTTCGTTTACGCTCAAGGATCGCACGCTTGAGGCGTGTGTCGAGGCTGACCGGTCGCTCGGCGCCGGTTTTCATATCCACGTGGCCGAAGACCGTGCGGATGTCCGGGACGCCCGCCAGCGCTACCACAAGTCGGTGGTCGCGCGCCTGACGGATCTCGGCGTGCTCTACGACCGCTCGCTCGCAGCCCACTGCGTCCACGTGACAGCGGCCGACATTCGCCGGCTGGCCCACCGCGCGATTAACGTTGTCCACAACCCGCAATCGAACTGCAACAATGCCGTAGGGACAGCCCGCCTGGTCGAAATGGTGCGGGCCGGCGTGCTTGTCGGGATCGGCTCGGATGGCTACACTCCGCGGCTGTGGGAAGAATTCAAGACCGCGTTTCACCTCCAGAAAATTCGCAAGGGCGATCCGCGCGTCGGCTATGCTGAAGCTTACGCCGCCGCCTTTCTCAACAACCGGGAGATTCTCCGAAAAATTTGGGGACTCGAACTCGGGCGCATTGAGGCTGGCGCGCGGGCCGATTTGATTCTGGTGGATTACTTCCCGCCCACCCCGCTGCGCCCCGACAACCTGTTTGGCCACATGTTGTTCGGCATCTCGAATGCCGCCGTGGACACCCTGCTGGTCAACGGCCGCGTCGTGGTGCGCAACAAGGAATGCGTCACCGTGGACGAACGGGCAGTGGCCGAGGGCGCCAAAGCGCGGGCTCGCGCTTTGTGGGACCGGTTCTAG
- a CDS encoding molybdopterin cofactor-binding domain-containing protein, producing MSKEYAQVGKRVRKVDGVKLVTGRPAFTDDIHMLGMLYGKIFPSPHAHARIKRIDARKAKALAGVHAVLTYRDVPRVPHTTAGQSWPEPSPYDTYLLDSKVRFVGDRVAAVAAETRAIAERALELIEVDYEILPGVLDVEHAMDPGAGVIHDEPDSTGIYDAAHNIAGHILREVGNVEKGFQEADFIFENEYRTPRVQHCSLEPHVTITYLDEDGRLVIRSSTQVPYHTRRQVAMILQLPVKDVHVIKPRIGGGFGGKQEMLLEDICGALTLATRRPVKMELTRREEFFMSRSRHPQILRLKMGVKRDGTITANQMTVLATTGAYGSHSKTVQGNTGSKVLPLYRSPNMRFECHIAYTNHPVAGAFRGYGCPQGFFAQESMVDEIAEKLGMDPIEFRLKNIIRQGDTDELSAVLGEGRRGLPRHIRTSGLPECLRRGAEAIGWKEKRSRPAKDQDTICRGVGVACAMQGSGIAGIDWASAMLKMNEDGSFNLQVGASDIGTGADTVLAQIAAETLGVDVEKMIVCSSDTDFTPFDVGAYASSTTIISGGAVKKAAEKVREQILQVASKMMDVPPDKLTCKDNKVVTKCECTKSVTMAEVAMQALYKEKLQIMDSASHFLTDSPPPFVAQLAEVEVNRETGHVRVVHLVSAVDLGVAINPMQAEGQVEGAVAQSLGYALSEQMLFDDCGRMLNPTFTDYKMFSAKDMPRLTTILVETEEPLGPYGAKSIAEVPINGPAPAVANAIYNAIGIRFRELPIRPETVLRALKEQGAPRQKADR from the coding sequence ATGAGCAAGGAATACGCCCAAGTCGGCAAGCGAGTCCGCAAGGTGGACGGGGTCAAGCTGGTAACCGGCCGCCCGGCGTTCACCGATGACATCCACATGCTGGGAATGCTCTACGGAAAGATTTTTCCCAGCCCCCACGCTCACGCTCGCATCAAGCGGATTGACGCGCGCAAGGCAAAGGCCCTGGCCGGCGTGCATGCCGTGCTGACTTACCGGGATGTGCCGCGGGTGCCTCACACCACCGCCGGTCAGAGCTGGCCGGAGCCTTCACCGTACGATACCTATCTCCTGGACAGCAAAGTGCGCTTTGTGGGCGACCGCGTCGCCGCCGTGGCTGCCGAGACGCGAGCGATTGCCGAGCGGGCGCTCGAACTTATCGAGGTGGATTACGAGATCCTCCCGGGGGTGCTCGACGTGGAGCATGCCATGGATCCGGGCGCGGGAGTGATCCACGATGAGCCGGATTCCACCGGAATCTACGATGCCGCGCACAACATTGCCGGGCATATTCTCCGCGAGGTGGGGAATGTCGAGAAGGGCTTCCAGGAGGCCGATTTCATTTTTGAAAACGAATATCGCACGCCCCGCGTGCAACATTGCTCGCTTGAGCCGCACGTGACGATTACCTACCTGGATGAAGACGGCCGGCTCGTCATTCGCTCGAGCACCCAGGTCCCTTATCACACGCGCCGGCAGGTGGCGATGATTTTGCAGTTGCCGGTGAAGGACGTTCACGTCATCAAGCCGCGCATCGGCGGCGGCTTTGGCGGGAAGCAGGAAATGCTGCTTGAGGACATATGCGGAGCCCTGACGCTGGCCACGCGGCGGCCGGTGAAAATGGAGTTGACGCGGCGAGAAGAGTTTTTCATGAGCCGCAGCCGCCACCCGCAGATCCTGCGCCTGAAAATGGGGGTCAAGCGCGACGGCACCATCACCGCCAATCAGATGACCGTGCTGGCCACCACCGGCGCCTATGGCAGTCACTCCAAAACGGTGCAGGGGAACACCGGCAGCAAGGTTCTGCCGCTTTATCGCTCGCCCAATATGCGCTTTGAGTGTCACATCGCCTACACGAACCATCCGGTCGCCGGCGCCTTCCGGGGCTACGGCTGCCCGCAGGGCTTTTTTGCCCAGGAGTCGATGGTGGACGAAATCGCGGAAAAGCTGGGCATGGACCCGATTGAGTTTCGCCTGAAAAACATCATCCGCCAGGGCGACACGGATGAACTCTCGGCGGTGCTGGGCGAGGGCAGGCGGGGCCTGCCCCGGCACATCCGGACTTCCGGCTTACCCGAATGCCTGAGGCGCGGCGCGGAGGCGATTGGTTGGAAGGAGAAGCGAAGTCGCCCGGCGAAGGATCAGGACACCATTTGTCGCGGCGTGGGCGTAGCCTGCGCCATGCAGGGAAGCGGCATCGCCGGAATTGATTGGGCCTCGGCTATGCTGAAGATGAATGAAGATGGCTCGTTTAATCTTCAGGTTGGCGCGTCGGACATCGGCACCGGGGCAGACACCGTCCTGGCGCAGATCGCGGCGGAGACGCTTGGCGTGGACGTGGAAAAGATGATTGTCTGTTCCTCTGACACCGACTTTACCCCCTTTGACGTTGGCGCCTATGCCTCCAGCACGACGATCATCTCGGGCGGAGCGGTGAAGAAGGCGGCGGAAAAGGTTCGGGAGCAAATCTTGCAGGTTGCTTCCAAGATGATGGATGTGCCGCCGGACAAGCTGACCTGCAAGGACAATAAGGTTGTGACCAAATGCGAATGTACGAAATCGGTGACGATGGCGGAAGTGGCCATGCAAGCGCTCTACAAAGAAAAGCTCCAGATCATGGATAGCGCCTCGCATTTCCTCACCGATAGCCCGCCGCCGTTTGTGGCGCAATTGGCCGAGGTGGAGGTGAATCGGGAAACCGGCCACGTGCGGGTAGTGCACCTGGTTTCGGCGGTGGACCTGGGAGTGGCCATCAATCCCATGCAGGCAGAGGGGCAGGTCGAGGGGGCGGTGGCGCAGAGCCTGGGTTACGCTCTTTCGGAGCAAATGCTTTTCGACGACTGCGGCCGGATGCTCAACCCGACCTTCACCGACTATAAGATGTTCAGCGCCAAAGACATGCCCAGGCTCACGACGATTTTGGTCGAGACGGAAGAGCCGCTTGGTCCTTACGGGGCGAAGTCGATCGCCGAGGTTCCCATCAACGGTCCTGCCCCGGCGGTTGCCAACGCCATTTACAACGCCATCGGGATTCGTTTTCGAGAACTGCCCATCCGGCCAGAGACAGTGCTTCGCGCCCTCAAGGAGCAGGGTGCGCCGAGGCAAAAGGCAGACCGCTAG
- a CDS encoding pyridoxal-phosphate dependent enzyme, whose amino-acid sequence MKQTIPGPTYFEMLHPESLPQALRQRALAALAGNELDPINLFNITWRDPENRVRHVVLPRELTGVEANIIVLLGCRFPSGSHKVGPAYATLLEGELAREIVPGESTIIGPSTGNFGIGVAYISRLMGFPSVVIMPEEMSKERYERIRRYGGRLDLTPGSESDVILVIERAEYYKRDPRNKILAQFELLPNYRFHRYVTGGSALEAARAYGNGRIAAFVAAPGSAGTLAAGDEIKSKFPDAILCALEPLECPTLYNNGRGTHRIEGIGDKMVTLIHNVLTTDYVGLVHDDHCVMGLKVLHDGLRLLEKLLRLGEGFLEPLGGLFGISSICNIVGSIRTAKFLNLSRKDNVVTIATDGFDRYPSVLADLERRKGPITNAVMLDWFEEIFRGAAAGEILDVRPGEQKERLFRQKEEVWPRFGYSAEYLNRMKSPSFWETEYDHIRRVDEQWKTARSL is encoded by the coding sequence ATGAAGCAGACGATTCCCGGGCCAACCTACTTTGAGATGCTCCATCCGGAGTCGCTGCCTCAGGCTCTGCGCCAGCGGGCCTTGGCGGCTCTGGCCGGGAACGAACTCGATCCCATCAACCTGTTCAACATCACGTGGAGAGACCCGGAGAATCGTGTCCGGCACGTCGTGCTGCCGCGGGAGCTGACGGGGGTGGAGGCAAACATCATCGTCCTTCTCGGCTGCCGTTTTCCTTCGGGCAGCCACAAGGTCGGCCCGGCCTACGCGACACTTCTGGAGGGTGAGCTGGCGCGAGAGATTGTGCCCGGCGAATCCACGATTATCGGCCCCTCCACCGGCAACTTTGGCATCGGCGTCGCCTACATTTCCCGGCTCATGGGGTTTCCCTCGGTCGTCATCATGCCCGAGGAGATGAGCAAGGAGCGCTACGAGCGCATTCGGAGATATGGCGGCCGGCTGGACTTGACGCCGGGCTCGGAGAGCGACGTCATCCTGGTGATTGAGCGCGCCGAGTACTACAAGAGAGACCCGCGCAACAAGATTCTCGCTCAATTCGAGCTTCTGCCGAATTACCGTTTCCACCGATACGTCACCGGGGGCAGCGCGCTGGAAGCGGCGCGCGCCTACGGCAACGGACGCATTGCCGCCTTTGTGGCGGCGCCGGGGTCGGCCGGGACGCTTGCCGCCGGCGATGAGATCAAGTCAAAGTTCCCGGACGCCATCCTTTGCGCCCTCGAGCCGCTCGAATGTCCCACGCTCTATAACAATGGCCGCGGCACACACCGCATTGAAGGCATTGGCGACAAGATGGTGACTTTGATCCACAACGTCCTCACCACCGACTACGTCGGCCTGGTTCACGATGACCACTGCGTGATGGGCCTCAAGGTGTTGCACGATGGCCTTCGGCTCCTCGAAAAGCTTTTGCGGCTCGGCGAAGGCTTTCTGGAGCCCCTGGGAGGTCTCTTCGGAATCTCGAGCATCTGCAACATTGTCGGTTCCATCCGGACCGCGAAATTTCTCAACCTGAGCCGGAAGGATAATGTCGTGACCATTGCGACGGACGGGTTCGATCGTTATCCCTCGGTGCTTGCTGATCTGGAGCGGCGCAAGGGGCCAATCACGAATGCCGTCATGCTGGACTGGTTTGAAGAGATTTTCCGGGGGGCAGCCGCCGGTGAGATTCTCGACGTGCGACCGGGCGAACAGAAGGAGCGGCTCTTTCGACAGAAAGAAGAGGTCTGGCCGCGGTTTGGCTACAGCGCGGAATACCTCAACCGGATGAAATCCCCTTCGTTCTGGGAGACGGAATACGACCACATCCGCCGCGTGGACGAGCAATGGAAAACAGCCCGGTCTCTTTGA
- a CDS encoding YgeY family selenium metabolism-linked hydrolase: MRTIEAIGSSRRKIMAAAQALEKDVVRFLRELIAIPAESCQEGPVIRRIRQEMEKVGFDEVRVDPMGNLLGRIGRGRKVIMMDSHTDTVGVGDIREWSFDPFQGKVEDGFIYGRGACDQRAGMASLVYAGKIIQEMNLLGDYTLYVAGTVQEEDCDGLPWVYILKEDGIKADCVVLTEPTNLRVHRGHRGRMEMEVHLRGRSCHASAPERGDNAIYKMTRLIAEVEKLNERLPDDPFLGKGTIAVTEVRSLAPSLCAVPSVCTIHLDRRLTMGDTRESAVAQVKALPGAQDAEVEILRYDRPSYTGLRYPMEKYYPTWSLAEDHPLVRAGVATYEALFDARPVVDKWTFSTNGVGSMGIMGVPTIGFGPGDETVAHSAGERVAIRHLVDAMAFYAAFPLVYLDAVLHE, encoded by the coding sequence ATGAGAACGATCGAAGCCATTGGCAGCAGTCGCCGGAAGATCATGGCGGCCGCTCAAGCGCTCGAAAAAGATGTGGTGCGGTTCCTGCGCGAACTGATTGCCATACCCGCCGAAAGCTGCCAGGAAGGCCCGGTCATTCGTCGCATCCGGCAGGAGATGGAGAAGGTCGGGTTCGACGAGGTCCGCGTGGATCCGATGGGCAACCTTCTCGGGCGCATTGGCCGGGGGCGGAAAGTCATCATGATGGACTCCCACACTGACACCGTCGGCGTGGGCGATATCCGCGAATGGTCTTTCGATCCCTTTCAGGGCAAGGTGGAAGATGGCTTCATTTACGGTCGGGGCGCTTGTGATCAACGCGCCGGAATGGCTTCGCTGGTTTACGCGGGGAAGATCATCCAGGAGATGAATCTTCTCGGCGATTACACGCTCTATGTCGCCGGCACGGTGCAGGAAGAGGACTGCGACGGCCTTCCCTGGGTTTATATTTTGAAAGAGGACGGAATCAAGGCGGACTGCGTTGTGCTCACCGAGCCGACGAACCTCCGCGTTCATCGCGGTCACCGCGGAAGAATGGAGATGGAAGTTCACCTGCGAGGCCGCTCCTGCCACGCGAGCGCCCCGGAGAGGGGAGACAACGCGATCTACAAGATGACAAGACTCATTGCCGAAGTGGAAAAGCTCAACGAGCGCCTCCCGGACGACCCCTTTCTGGGAAAAGGCACGATTGCGGTGACGGAAGTGCGGTCGCTCGCGCCTTCGCTCTGCGCTGTGCCCAGCGTCTGCACCATTCATCTGGATCGCCGGCTGACGATGGGCGATACGCGGGAGAGCGCGGTGGCCCAGGTCAAAGCCTTGCCCGGGGCTCAGGACGCTGAGGTGGAAATCTTGCGCTACGATCGCCCCAGCTATACCGGGCTGCGCTACCCGATGGAAAAATACTACCCGACGTGGTCGCTGGCGGAGGACCATCCGCTGGTGCGGGCGGGTGTGGCGACCTATGAGGCCCTTTTCGATGCCCGGCCGGTGGTGGACAAGTGGACCTTCAGCACCAACGGCGTGGGCAGCATGGGGATCATGGGCGTGCCGACAATCGGCTTCGGGCCGGGAGACGAGACGGTTGCTCACAGCGCGGGCGAGCGCGTCGCCATCCGTCACTTGGTTGACGCCATGGCCTTCTACGCGGCGTTTCCGCTCGTCTATCTGGACGCGGTTTTACACGAATGA
- a CDS encoding radical SAM protein encodes MKRLSERVRLGCGVLRREMSRKEIRRKLLFAHRRLREWRMIAKGLLSTSHPVLAHLIVIRRCNLSCAYCNEFDDHSKPVPTGELFRRIDRLASFGTTIITISGGEPLLHPDLDDIIRRIRQRGILAGLITNGYLLTAERIERLNRAGLEHLQISIDNVTPDEVSKKSLKVLDKKLELLAEHAEFGVNINSVLGSGVKDPEDALTVARRAIELGFTSTVGIIHDGGGQLRPLGEREREIFQEIMAMGKRSYARFNRFQENISQGLANHWRCRAGSRYLYICENGLVHYCSQQRGYPAMPLEQYTAEHRRREFNTPKPCAPRCTVSCVQQVAMLDNWRAPQKIDPALAPSPQPLVQLTGARGES; translated from the coding sequence ATGAAACGGTTAAGCGAGCGGGTACGGCTTGGGTGTGGGGTACTGCGCCGCGAGATGAGCCGCAAGGAGATTCGGCGCAAGCTGCTCTTCGCGCACCGCCGGCTGCGGGAATGGCGGATGATAGCCAAGGGGCTGCTTTCCACAAGCCACCCTGTCCTGGCGCACCTCATCGTCATCCGGCGCTGCAACCTCTCCTGCGCGTACTGCAACGAGTTTGACGACCACTCGAAGCCGGTGCCGACCGGAGAGCTGTTCCGGCGGATTGACCGGCTGGCGTCGTTTGGCACGACGATCATTACGATCAGCGGCGGGGAGCCGCTGCTGCATCCCGACCTGGACGACATCATCCGGCGCATCCGCCAGCGCGGCATCCTGGCGGGACTGATCACCAACGGCTACCTGCTGACGGCGGAGCGCATCGAGCGGCTGAACCGGGCGGGGCTCGAACATTTGCAAATCAGCATCGACAACGTGACGCCGGACGAAGTCTCGAAGAAGAGCTTGAAAGTGCTGGACAAGAAACTGGAACTACTGGCCGAGCATGCCGAGTTCGGGGTGAACATCAACTCGGTGCTGGGGAGCGGGGTGAAAGACCCCGAGGACGCGCTGACGGTGGCGCGCCGGGCGATCGAGCTGGGCTTCACCAGCACGGTCGGCATCATCCACGACGGCGGTGGGCAATTGCGGCCGCTCGGCGAACGCGAGCGCGAGATCTTTCAAGAGATCATGGCGATGGGCAAGCGATCGTATGCGCGGTTCAACCGGTTCCAGGAGAACATTTCGCAGGGACTGGCGAATCACTGGCGCTGCCGCGCCGGTTCGCGCTACCTCTACATCTGCGAGAACGGGCTGGTGCACTATTGCTCGCAGCAGCGGGGTTACCCGGCGATGCCTCTCGAGCAGTACACGGCGGAGCATCGGCGGCGCGAGTTCAACACACCGAAGCCGTGCGCGCCGCGCTGCACGGTCTCCTGCGTGCAACAGGTGGCGATGCTCGACAACTGGCGCGCCCCGCAGAAGATTGATCCGGCGCTGGCGCCGAGTCCCCAGCCGCTCGTCCAACTGACCGGGGCGCGAGGAGAAAGCTGA
- a CDS encoding ornithine carbamoyltransferase, giving the protein MKKALFPGKDYITTEEWTCDQMEVLLDVSADLKRKFKKKIPHRYLPDKTIFLMFFDKSTRTRNSFEAGVTQLGGHGHFLTADAMQVAHGESPKDTGIILSRYGHAIAIRHDLIPGEGNAYMREVARWADVPVINMQCDVDHPCQTLADLMTMREKLGKNLRGRKLAVTWAYAPSYAKPLSVPQGLIMLLPRFGMDVTLAHPPEYFLMPATMEAAQKNARAAGAKFEVVDSMEEAFRDADVVIPKSWGCLKTMGRNPEESLRIAKKYRHWICDAEKMRLARPHSLYMHPLPADRGNEVTDEVIDGPRSVVFDEAENRLHTCKAIMALTMADREIEYEAA; this is encoded by the coding sequence ATGAAGAAAGCTCTTTTCCCGGGCAAGGACTACATCACCACCGAGGAGTGGACTTGCGACCAGATGGAAGTCTTGCTGGATGTTTCGGCCGACCTGAAGCGCAAATTTAAAAAGAAAATCCCGCATCGCTACCTGCCGGACAAAACCATCTTTCTGATGTTTTTCGACAAATCCACCCGCACGCGCAATTCCTTCGAGGCCGGGGTTACCCAACTCGGCGGCCACGGTCATTTCCTCACCGCCGATGCCATGCAAGTGGCCCACGGCGAGAGCCCGAAGGACACCGGGATTATTCTCTCTCGCTATGGCCACGCCATCGCCATACGTCACGACCTCATCCCCGGCGAGGGAAACGCCTACATGCGCGAAGTGGCCCGGTGGGCGGACGTTCCGGTGATCAACATGCAGTGCGATGTGGACCACCCCTGCCAGACCCTGGCCGATTTGATGACCATGCGCGAGAAACTTGGCAAGAATCTACGCGGCCGAAAGCTGGCTGTCACCTGGGCCTACGCTCCGAGCTATGCCAAGCCGCTCTCCGTGCCCCAGGGCCTCATCATGCTTCTTCCGCGGTTCGGCATGGACGTTACCCTTGCCCATCCGCCCGAATATTTCCTGATGCCGGCGACGATGGAAGCGGCCCAAAAGAATGCCCGCGCCGCGGGAGCAAAGTTCGAGGTGGTGGACTCGATGGAAGAAGCTTTCCGCGACGCCGACGTTGTGATCCCCAAAAGCTGGGGCTGTCTCAAAACGATGGGCAGAAATCCCGAAGAATCCTTGCGCATCGCCAAGAAGTATCGCCACTGGATCTGCGATGCCGAAAAAATGAGGCTGGCGCGGCCGCATTCGCTTTATATGCACCCCTTGCCCGCCGACCGCGGCAATGAGGTTACCGACGAAGTCATCGATGGTCCCCGGTCAGTGGTTTTCGACGAAGCCGAGAACCGGCTCCATACTTGCAAGGCCATCATGGCCCTGACCATGGCCGACCGGGAAATCGAATATGAAGCAGCGTGA
- a CDS encoding transcriptional regulator, with product MRGQHSSSLKYRFGKFCLDESCELLLRGRKEIALRPKTYSVLVYLLENPGRLVSKAELMGVVWGGRSVEEGVLNQSITEIRQALGDNRIHPRFIRTVSRKGYRFIAAISGSPRELGTSRSGRKARKISRKEERGLPA from the coding sequence GTGCGTGGCCAACACTCCTCTTCCCTCAAATACCGGTTTGGGAAGTTTTGTCTGGACGAAAGTTGCGAGTTACTCCTGCGGGGCAGAAAAGAAATCGCTCTGCGCCCCAAAACCTACTCCGTGCTGGTCTATCTCCTCGAAAACCCGGGGCGCTTGGTCAGCAAGGCGGAGTTGATGGGCGTCGTCTGGGGAGGCAGAAGCGTCGAAGAAGGGGTCTTGAACCAGAGCATCACCGAGATCCGGCAGGCCCTGGGAGACAATCGCATACATCCCAGGTTCATCCGGACCGTTTCCCGCAAAGGCTATCGCTTTATCGCCGCCATCAGCGGTTCTCCTCGCGAGCTCGGCACGAGCCGCTCCGGCCGAAAAGCGCGAAAAATTTCGCGCAAGGAAGAGCGAGGATTGCCTGCCTGA
- a CDS encoding multiheme c-type cytochrome — MTYRAIVICLASLFFPSAAWSQGCVDCHKKVTPNIVSDWQLSKHSRSGIDCSVCHGDQHQSAEDVAKAQIPTPDTCAACHATQVQQFKAGKHAAAWAAMKAMPTAHWQPMALMEGMKGCGGCHKIGLKTEAEIRDLRKNGAGFGVASCDACHTRHIFSLVEARQPQACQTCHMGFDHPQWEMYSSSKHGVRFLLKQSKVLPETVAAPTCQTCHMQEGNHAVRTAWGFLAVRLPLPEDKQWAADQTTILQGLGVLDPDGKPTARLDVVKTADVARLTQQDWQKERDKMLKTCHQCHSANFAKAELEKGDQMIREADRLLAEAIRILADLYKDGILQKPKNYAYAFPDLLTFHDAPTVIEQKLFVMHLEHRMRAFQGTFHANPDYALWYGWSEMQRDLTEIKTLAEELRRRHKEKKE; from the coding sequence ATGACATACAGAGCCATTGTCATTTGTCTGGCCAGCTTGTTTTTTCCATCCGCCGCTTGGAGCCAGGGCTGCGTGGATTGTCACAAGAAGGTCACGCCCAACATCGTCTCTGACTGGCAACTGAGCAAGCACAGCCGGAGCGGGATTGACTGCTCGGTTTGCCATGGCGACCAACACCAGTCAGCCGAGGACGTTGCCAAAGCCCAAATTCCCACACCGGACACCTGCGCCGCTTGCCACGCGACTCAAGTGCAGCAATTCAAGGCAGGAAAACACGCGGCCGCGTGGGCGGCGATGAAAGCGATGCCGACGGCACACTGGCAGCCGATGGCCTTGATGGAAGGGATGAAAGGGTGCGGGGGATGCCACAAGATCGGATTGAAGACCGAGGCGGAGATTCGAGATTTAAGGAAAAACGGCGCCGGCTTCGGCGTGGCCTCTTGCGATGCCTGTCATACCCGGCATATTTTCTCGCTTGTCGAGGCCCGGCAACCCCAGGCTTGTCAGACCTGCCACATGGGCTTCGACCATCCTCAATGGGAAATGTACTCGTCTTCGAAACATGGCGTCCGATTCTTGCTGAAGCAAAGCAAGGTACTGCCCGAGACGGTTGCCGCGCCAACCTGCCAGACCTGCCACATGCAGGAAGGCAACCATGCGGTGCGAACGGCGTGGGGATTTCTCGCTGTGCGGCTGCCGCTGCCAGAGGACAAGCAATGGGCCGCCGATCAGACGACCATCCTTCAGGGGCTTGGTGTGCTTGACCCTGACGGGAAACCAACCGCCCGGCTGGATGTGGTGAAGACGGCCGACGTGGCTCGGCTCACCCAGCAAGATTGGCAAAAAGAACGCGACAAGATGCTGAAGACCTGCCATCAATGTCATTCGGCGAATTTTGCCAAGGCGGAACTCGAAAAGGGCGACCAGATGATCCGTGAAGCGGATCGTCTGCTGGCGGAAGCGATTCGCATCCTCGCTGATTTATACAAGGATGGCATCCTGCAAAAGCCGAAGAACTATGCTTATGCGTTCCCTGACTTGCTGACATTCCACGATGCGCCGACGGTCATTGAACAGAAACTGTTTGTGATGCACCTGGAGCATCGGATGAGAGCCTTCCAGGGGACCTTCCACGCCAACCCCGACTACGCCCTCTGGTATGGCTGGAGTGAAATGCAACGGGATTTGACGGAGATCAAAACCTTGGCGGAGGAACTGCGACGAAGGCACAAGGAGAAAAAAGAGTAA